A genomic window from Flavobacterium azooxidireducens includes:
- a CDS encoding aminotransferase class I/II-fold pyridoxal phosphate-dependent enzyme — MKNNQFNPADHIQDLQYFGEFGGVNPSISDSSTYTFLSAKTMFDTFEGNAEGCYLYSRHSSPMNLYLGEALAAMEGTESANVAASGMGAITPVLMQLCAAGDEIVSSRTIYGGTYAFMKNMLPKWNIKTNFVDITKLDLVEAAITKNTKVLYCETVSNPLLEVADIESLAKLAKKHNIKLVVDNTFSPLSVAPAKLGADVVIHSLTKFINGSSDTVGGVVCASQEFINDLKNVNNGASMLLGPTMDSLRSASILKNLRTLHIRMKQHSHNANYLAEKFENDGLKVVYPGLKSHPSHEIYSKMINKEYGFGGMMTVDVGSLDKANELMELMQNRNLGYLAVSLGFYKTLFSAPGTSTSSEIPLDEQKEMGLTDGLIRFSIGLDNDIERTYQMMKACMKEIGVLKELQEV, encoded by the coding sequence ATGAAAAACAATCAATTTAATCCGGCAGATCACATTCAAGACCTGCAGTATTTTGGTGAATTTGGTGGTGTAAATCCATCTATTTCTGATAGTTCAACCTATACTTTTCTTTCTGCCAAAACGATGTTTGATACGTTTGAAGGAAATGCCGAAGGTTGTTACCTCTACTCTCGTCATTCTTCGCCAATGAATTTATATTTAGGTGAAGCTTTAGCCGCTATGGAAGGAACAGAAAGTGCCAATGTTGCCGCTTCCGGAATGGGAGCAATTACTCCGGTTTTAATGCAATTGTGTGCTGCTGGTGATGAAATTGTTTCAAGTAGAACTATTTATGGCGGAACCTATGCTTTTATGAAAAATATGTTGCCAAAATGGAACATCAAAACCAACTTTGTTGACATCACAAAATTAGATTTAGTTGAAGCAGCTATCACAAAGAATACCAAAGTGTTATATTGTGAAACCGTAAGTAATCCTTTATTAGAAGTCGCTGATATTGAAAGCTTAGCTAAATTGGCAAAAAAGCACAATATTAAATTGGTTGTTGATAATACTTTTTCGCCACTTTCTGTAGCTCCTGCAAAATTGGGTGCTGATGTGGTGATCCATAGTTTAACTAAATTCATCAACGGAAGTAGCGATACAGTTGGTGGAGTGGTTTGTGCTTCGCAAGAATTCATCAATGATTTAAAAAATGTAAATAACGGAGCAAGTATGTTACTTGGACCAACAATGGATAGTCTTCGTTCGGCTAGTATTTTAAAGAATTTGAGAACGCTTCATATTCGAATGAAACAACACAGTCACAACGCCAATTATTTAGCTGAAAAATTTGAAAATGATGGCTTAAAAGTGGTTTATCCGGGTTTGAAAAGTCATCCAAGTCACGAAATTTATTCCAAAATGATTAATAAAGAATATGGTTTTGGTGGGATGATGACGGTTGATGTGGGTTCACTAGACAAAGCCAACGAATTAATGGAATTAATGCAAAATAGAAACTTAGGTTACTTAGCCGTAAGTTTAGGATTTTATAAAACATTATTCAGTGCTCCAGGAACTTCCACTTCTTCTGAAATTCCGCTTGACGAACAAAAAGAAATGGGTTTAACCGATGGTTTAATTCGCTTTTCAATTGGTTTAGATAACGATATTGAGCGAACCTATCAAATGATGAAAGCCTGCATGAAAGAAATAGGGGTTTTAAAAGAACTTCAAGAAGTATAA
- the nhaC gene encoding Na+/H+ antiporter NhaC: MESQDIKPFDPKDEQLIENKNLSLFEALLPIFLLIGILGYNVYAYGDSATSGPNQFALIIGAAIAAIVGFRNKVSYGAMMEDISKNVKSTSGAILILLMVGALSGTWLLSGVIPTMIYYGLQILHPAIFLPACLVICAVISIATGSSWTTSATVGIALIGIGSTIGMPLGMVAGAVVSGAYFGDKLSPLSDTTNLAPAMAGTDLFTHIRYMTLTTVPTMILSLILFIFLGLAQTTNGGGDTAETLSSIKETFNISPWLFLVPGIVIFLIVKKTEPLIALLIGTLLGGVFALVFQPELVAKIGGSDKLSFISGYRGVMNAITVETSIETTNEMLSNLFSSKGMKGMLGTIWLILCAMVFGGVMEAIGALTRITDSLLKLFHTTLGLFASTVASCLALNLTASDQYLAIVVPGKMFAKAYKDKGLAPENLSRTLEDSGTVTSVLIPWNTCGAYQAGVLGVSTWAYLPYAFFNIISPFMTLLFAAFNIKIKQLTSK; this comes from the coding sequence ATGGAAAGTCAAGACATCAAACCATTCGATCCCAAAGACGAACAACTTATTGAGAATAAAAATTTATCGCTTTTTGAAGCCCTTCTCCCTATTTTTTTATTAATTGGAATTTTAGGTTATAATGTTTATGCCTACGGCGACAGTGCTACTTCTGGTCCTAATCAATTTGCTTTAATCATTGGTGCTGCCATTGCCGCAATAGTAGGGTTTAGAAACAAAGTTTCTTATGGAGCTATGATGGAAGACATTTCAAAAAACGTAAAATCTACTTCAGGGGCAATTTTAATTCTACTAATGGTTGGAGCACTTTCGGGAACTTGGTTATTGAGTGGTGTAATTCCAACGATGATTTATTACGGTCTTCAAATCCTTCATCCTGCAATATTTTTACCGGCTTGTTTGGTTATATGTGCTGTAATTTCAATTGCAACAGGAAGCTCGTGGACAACTTCTGCTACAGTAGGAATTGCTCTAATTGGTATTGGATCAACAATTGGAATGCCACTCGGAATGGTTGCCGGAGCAGTCGTTTCAGGAGCTTATTTTGGTGATAAGCTTTCTCCTTTATCAGACACAACTAACCTTGCCCCTGCCATGGCCGGAACCGATTTGTTTACACATATTCGGTATATGACTTTAACGACAGTTCCTACTATGATTTTATCACTAATCCTTTTTATATTTCTAGGATTAGCCCAGACCACAAATGGCGGAGGCGATACCGCTGAAACATTAAGCTCTATAAAAGAAACGTTTAACATTTCACCTTGGTTATTTTTGGTTCCGGGAATCGTTATTTTTTTAATTGTAAAAAAAACAGAGCCACTTATTGCACTTTTAATAGGAACATTATTAGGTGGAGTTTTCGCTTTAGTTTTTCAACCGGAATTAGTAGCGAAAATTGGTGGAAGTGATAAATTATCTTTCATTTCCGGTTACAGAGGAGTTATGAATGCAATAACAGTAGAAACTTCAATAGAAACAACAAACGAAATGCTTTCAAATCTATTTTCTTCTAAAGGAATGAAAGGGATGTTGGGAACTATTTGGTTGATTCTTTGTGCTATGGTTTTTGGTGGCGTTATGGAAGCTATTGGAGCCTTAACAAGAATTACAGATTCGTTATTAAAACTTTTTCATACCACATTGGGATTATTTGCCAGTACAGTTGCCAGTTGTTTAGCTTTAAATCTAACTGCTTCCGATCAATATTTAGCCATTGTTGTTCCTGGAAAAATGTTTGCTAAAGCTTATAAAGATAAAGGTTTAGCTCCTGAGAATCTGAGTAGAACATTAGAAGATTCAGGAACTGTAACCTCCGTTTTAATTCCATGGAATACTTGTGGAGCATATCAAGCAGGTGTTTTAGGTGTTTCAACTTGGGCATATTTACCTTATGCTTTCTTCAACATCATTAGTCCGTTTATGACTTTGTTGTTTGCTGCGTTTAACATTAAAATTAAACAATTAACTTCTAAATAA
- a CDS encoding peroxiredoxin encodes MSLVGKKFPNITVDAISEMGDNLRINVLDEAVKNNKKVILFWYPKDFTFVCPTELHAFQTALPEFEKRNTIVIGASCDTNEVHFAWLNTAKNNGGIEGVTYPLIADTTRNLSSALGILDIEAGEYNEDTETYLISGSNVTYRATYLIDETGKIFHESVNDMPLGRNVNEYLRLIDAYTHVQTKGEVCPANWEEGKEAMAADRLSTAAYLSQN; translated from the coding sequence ATGTCATTAGTAGGTAAAAAATTTCCAAACATTACAGTTGATGCAATTTCAGAAATGGGAGACAATTTGAGAATCAACGTGTTGGACGAAGCGGTTAAAAACAACAAAAAAGTGATCTTGTTTTGGTATCCAAAAGATTTCACCTTTGTTTGTCCAACTGAATTACACGCTTTTCAGACAGCTTTACCTGAATTTGAAAAAAGAAATACAATTGTAATTGGTGCTTCTTGCGATACAAATGAAGTACATTTTGCGTGGTTAAATACAGCAAAAAATAATGGTGGAATTGAAGGTGTAACGTATCCTTTAATTGCAGATACAACGAGAAATTTATCTTCTGCTTTAGGAATTTTAGATATCGAAGCCGGAGAATATAATGAAGATACTGAAACTTATTTGATTTCAGGTTCTAATGTAACCTACAGAGCTACTTATTTAATTGATGAAACCGGAAAAATTTTCCACGAAAGTGTAAACGATATGCCGTTAGGAAGAAATGTAAACGAATATTTGCGTTTAATTGATGCTTATACGCACGTTCAAACCAAAGGTGAAGTTTGTCCTGCCAACTGGGAAGAAGGAAAAGAAGCAATGGCTGCTGACCGTTTAAGCACTGCTGCTTATTTAAGTCAAAACTAA
- a CDS encoding thioredoxin family protein produces the protein MLIDLTEDTLQDLVNQNNKVVVQYSASWCGNCRIMKPKFKKLASENDGITFVLVDAENSPESRKLANVSNLPTFATFVNGKLMNQTQTNKAEVLAELVSEISAN, from the coding sequence ATGTTAATCGATTTAACCGAAGATACACTTCAAGATTTAGTCAATCAAAACAACAAAGTAGTGGTTCAATATTCTGCTTCTTGGTGTGGAAATTGTAGAATTATGAAACCAAAATTTAAAAAATTGGCTTCAGAAAACGACGGAATTACATTTGTTCTGGTTGATGCGGAAAATTCTCCAGAATCAAGAAAATTAGCAAATGTTTCCAATTTACCAACATTTGCCACATTTGTAAATGGCAAATTAATGAATCAAACCCAAACCAACAAAGCAGAAGTTTTAGCTGAATTAGTTTCAGAAATTTCAGCAAACTAA
- a CDS encoding DUF6952 family protein — protein sequence MKLPVIKQLTQFIEENDQDYLVETIEVLEALTEVPSLKDEELDVIGELISNMYGALEVHKSIQNGMEKKEALNSFMQRVLGSIDK from the coding sequence ATGAAACTACCCGTTATCAAACAGTTAACTCAATTTATTGAGGAAAACGATCAAGATTATCTCGTTGAAACCATCGAAGTTTTGGAAGCTTTAACCGAAGTTCCTTCACTAAAAGACGAAGAATTGGATGTAATTGGTGAATTAATTTCAAATATGTACGGAGCTCTTGAAGTGCACAAATCCATACAAAACGGAATGGAGAAAAAAGAGGCATTAAACAGTTTCATGCAACGGGTTTTGGGTTCAATAGACAAATAA
- the tpx gene encoding thiol peroxidase → MATITLGGNPIHTNGELPKVGSKAPDFQLVKTDLSVASLSDFAGSKLVLNIFPSVDTGVCATSVRTFNQKASTLENTKVLCISRDLPFAQKRFCGAEGIENVENLSDFKEGDFGKNYGLTMTDGPLAGLHSRVVIVVDENGVVTHSQQVPEIADEPNYETALAAL, encoded by the coding sequence ATGGCAACAATTACTTTAGGAGGAAATCCTATTCATACCAATGGTGAATTACCAAAAGTTGGTTCAAAAGCACCTGACTTTCAATTAGTAAAAACAGATTTATCAGTCGCTTCATTAAGTGATTTTGCAGGAAGTAAATTAGTTCTAAATATTTTTCCAAGCGTTGATACCGGAGTTTGTGCAACTTCCGTTAGAACTTTTAACCAAAAAGCATCAACTTTAGAGAATACAAAAGTGCTTTGCATTTCTCGCGATTTGCCATTTGCTCAAAAACGTTTTTGCGGTGCAGAAGGAATTGAAAATGTTGAAAATTTATCCGATTTCAAAGAAGGAGATTTTGGGAAAAATTACGGTTTAACCATGACAGACGGACCATTGGCCGGGCTTCACTCAAGAGTAGTAATTGTAGTAGATGAAAACGGAGTGGTGACTCATTCTCAACAAGTTCCTGAAATTGCAGACGAGCCAAATTATGAAACGGCATTAGCTGCACTTTAA
- a CDS encoding diacylglycerol kinase family protein, with amino-acid sequence MEFQKDNSFFIGRLKSIVYAFKGAYKLLSTEHSVMVQFSLGIIVTLAGFYFDISKSEWLIQTLCIGLVLSIEGLNTAVEKVADFVHPNYHEKIGFIKDIAAGAVFFAALTAIAVGMIIYVPYLVKLY; translated from the coding sequence ATGGAATTTCAAAAAGACAATAGTTTTTTTATCGGACGTTTAAAAAGTATCGTTTACGCTTTTAAAGGTGCATATAAACTTTTGTCAACAGAGCACAGCGTAATGGTTCAGTTTTCTTTAGGAATTATTGTTACGCTTGCCGGATTTTATTTTGATATTTCAAAAAGCGAATGGTTAATTCAAACCCTTTGCATCGGTTTGGTTTTATCTATTGAAGGATTGAATACTGCGGTTGAAAAAGTAGCTGATTTTGTTCATCCCAATTATCATGAAAAAATCGGATTTATCAAAGATATTGCAGCCGGTGCGGTATTTTTTGCAGCTTTAACGGCAATTGCTGTAGGAATGATAATTTATGTTCCTTACCTTGTCAAATTATATTGA
- a CDS encoding DNA translocase FtsK, with the protein MAKTSSTNSAKKEAEAKSENKKIFKFSKQHRFLFGCFLVLFSVALFLSMVSFFIHWQEDQSAVSSISNRSVDVKNWLGKVGAYLADLFLYRGFGIASFLLVRLFFMSGIYMILSLPLKKLKNLWFWDLFAMVNFSLMFGFFSNYIPELGGIVGFEMNSYIQDFMGKPGTLLVLVFSFLIYLIFKVNVSPETFQKLFERKKNEIKEDLEEAAAINPFDQPIETKKEEELEDGVISIKKPASSFEINKENLKPTIENASEINLEPKIKTLEPNPLPISREPEIIKTDDEQFVIEKAPEEEQIEENLAAKLVADFGEFDPTLELSKYKFPTLDLLKDYGSSGITINQEELEENKNRILETLRNYKIDIAQIKATVGPSVTLYEIVPEAGIRISKIKSLEDDIALSLSALGIRIIAPIPGKGTIGIEVPNKNPTMVPMKSVIGSSRFQEAEMELPLALGKTISNETFVVDLAKMPHLLMAGATGQGKSVGLNAVLTSLLYKKHPAEVKFVLVDPKKVELTLFNKIERHYLAKLPDNSDAIITDNTKVINTLNSLCIEMDNRYTLLKDAMVRNIKEYNDKFKARKLNPNEGHRFLPYIILVVDEFADLIMTAGKEVETPIARLAQLARAIGIHLIIATQRPSVNVITGLIKANFPARIAFRVTSKIDSRTILDTQGADQLIGRGDMLYTNGNDLVRVQCAFVDTPEVERITEFIGSQKAYPNAYLLPEYVGEESGTMLDIDISERDSMFRDAAEVIVTAQQGSASLLQRKLKLGYNRAGRLIDQLEAAGIVGPFEGSKARSVNIPDLNSLNEFFNNEQNNA; encoded by the coding sequence ATGGCTAAAACATCTTCGACAAATTCTGCCAAAAAAGAAGCAGAAGCAAAATCTGAAAATAAAAAAATATTCAAATTTTCCAAACAACATCGATTCTTGTTTGGCTGTTTTTTGGTGCTTTTTTCAGTAGCTTTGTTTCTGTCGATGGTTTCCTTTTTTATTCATTGGCAAGAAGACCAGAGTGCCGTTAGCAGCATAAGTAACCGTTCTGTTGATGTGAAAAATTGGTTGGGAAAAGTGGGTGCTTACTTAGCTGATTTGTTTCTTTATAGAGGTTTTGGAATAGCTTCCTTCCTACTCGTTCGTCTGTTTTTTATGTCGGGAATCTACATGATTCTGAGCCTTCCTCTAAAAAAATTAAAGAATTTATGGTTTTGGGATTTATTTGCGATGGTAAATTTCTCCTTAATGTTTGGATTCTTTTCAAATTATATTCCTGAATTAGGCGGAATTGTCGGGTTTGAAATGAATTCCTATATTCAAGATTTCATGGGAAAACCAGGAACGCTTTTAGTCTTGGTTTTCAGTTTTCTAATTTATTTGATTTTTAAAGTAAATGTTTCGCCTGAAACGTTTCAAAAATTATTTGAAAGAAAGAAAAATGAAATTAAAGAAGATTTAGAAGAAGCCGCTGCTATCAATCCATTTGATCAACCTATTGAAACTAAAAAGGAAGAAGAATTAGAAGATGGTGTAATTTCAATCAAAAAACCTGCTTCATCCTTCGAAATAAATAAAGAAAATCTCAAACCAACTATTGAAAATGCTTCTGAAATTAATCTCGAACCAAAGATTAAAACATTAGAACCAAATCCTCTTCCAATTTCCAGAGAACCGGAAATCATAAAAACGGATGATGAACAGTTTGTAATAGAAAAAGCTCCTGAGGAAGAACAAATTGAAGAAAATTTAGCTGCTAAATTAGTGGCCGATTTTGGAGAATTTGATCCAACATTAGAATTATCAAAATACAAATTCCCAACATTAGATTTATTAAAAGACTATGGCTCAAGCGGAATTACAATTAATCAAGAAGAATTAGAAGAAAATAAAAACAGAATTTTAGAAACACTTCGTAACTATAAAATCGATATTGCTCAAATCAAAGCCACTGTTGGTCCGTCTGTTACTTTATATGAAATTGTTCCTGAAGCCGGTATTCGTATTTCAAAAATTAAAAGTTTAGAAGATGATATCGCCTTATCACTTTCAGCTTTAGGTATTCGTATTATTGCTCCAATTCCCGGAAAAGGAACAATTGGTATTGAAGTGCCAAACAAAAATCCTACGATGGTTCCGATGAAATCGGTCATTGGTTCTTCTCGTTTTCAAGAAGCCGAAATGGAACTGCCTTTAGCCTTAGGTAAAACAATTTCCAACGAAACGTTTGTGGTTGATTTAGCTAAGATGCCTCACCTTTTGATGGCCGGTGCTACAGGACAAGGAAAATCGGTTGGATTAAATGCGGTGTTGACTTCTTTATTATACAAAAAACATCCTGCTGAAGTAAAATTCGTGTTGGTAGATCCCAAAAAAGTAGAGCTAACACTTTTTAATAAAATTGAACGTCATTATTTGGCCAAATTACCAGATAATTCAGATGCCATAATTACAGATAACACAAAGGTTATCAATACTTTAAATTCGTTGTGTATTGAAATGGATAACCGTTATACGCTTTTAAAAGATGCGATGGTTAGAAATATCAAGGAATACAATGATAAGTTTAAAGCTCGAAAACTAAATCCAAACGAAGGTCATCGCTTTTTACCTTACATTATATTGGTGGTTGATGAGTTTGCCGATTTGATTATGACCGCCGGAAAAGAAGTTGAAACACCAATCGCCCGTTTGGCACAATTAGCTCGTGCAATCGGAATTCATTTAATTATTGCTACACAACGCCCTTCGGTGAATGTAATTACAGGTTTAATTAAAGCTAACTTCCCTGCACGTATTGCGTTTAGAGTAACTTCCAAAATCGATTCACGAACAATTTTAGATACACAAGGAGCCGATCAGTTAATTGGTCGTGGTGATATGCTATATACAAATGGCAATGATTTGGTTCGTGTGCAATGTGCTTTTGTTGATACTCCGGAAGTTGAACGCATCACTGAATTCATAGGTTCGCAAAAAGCGTATCCAAATGCCTATCTGCTTCCTGAATACGTTGGCGAAGAAAGTGGCACAATGCTTGATATAGATATATCCGAACGTGATTCAATGTTTAGGGATGCTGCCGAGGTGATTGTAACCGCACAACAAGGTTCTGCCTCATTATTGCAACGAAAGTTAAAACTAGGTTACAATCGTGCCGGAAGATTGATAGATCAATTGGAAGCTGCCGGAATTGTAGGACCTTTTGAAGGAAGCAAAGCCCGATCGGTGAATATTCCTGACTTGAATTCGTTAAACGAATTTTTTAACAACGAACAAAACAATGCTTAA
- a CDS encoding LolA family protein, with translation MKKFIWISILFLSVFSVQAQDKKAKDLLDEVTAKVKSYENISIDFKYSLQNTKENINQGSKGNVILKGNLYHLNFMGTTKIFDGKKTYTIVPEDEEVTISKVDEKDENAITPSKMLTFFNEGYKYYWDIPQDIKGRKIQYIKLVPISSKDQRKEILLGIDVQTKNIYNLIEVGKKGTKTTLTVNSFKTNQPLSKNQFTFDESKFKNYYINRID, from the coding sequence ATGAAAAAATTTATCTGGATTTCAATTCTGTTTTTATCTGTATTTAGTGTACAAGCACAGGATAAAAAAGCAAAAGATTTATTGGATGAAGTAACTGCTAAAGTAAAAAGCTACGAAAACATTTCAATCGATTTTAAATACAGTCTTCAAAATACCAAAGAAAACATCAATCAGGGTAGTAAAGGAAATGTAATTTTAAAAGGAAATCTTTACCACTTGAATTTCATGGGAACAACGAAGATTTTTGATGGAAAAAAAACCTACACAATAGTTCCGGAAGATGAAGAAGTAACAATTTCTAAAGTGGATGAAAAAGATGAAAATGCCATTACACCCTCCAAAATGTTAACCTTTTTTAATGAAGGATATAAATATTATTGGGATATTCCTCAAGATATAAAAGGCAGAAAAATTCAATACATCAAATTAGTACCAATTAGTTCAAAAGATCAACGAAAAGAAATTCTTTTGGGAATTGATGTTCAAACAAAAAACATCTACAATTTGATTGAAGTAGGCAAAAAAGGAACTAAAACAACACTCACTGTTAATTCTTTCAAAACCAATCAGCCATTATCAAAAAATCAGTTTACCTTTGACGAGAGTAAATTCAAAAATTACTACATCAATAGAATAGACTAA
- a CDS encoding LptF/LptG family permease, translated as MKILDRYILTSFLSTFATVFVILFFIFILQGIWLFIADLAGKDLDSYLIIKFLTFYSPTVVPLVLPLSVLLASIMTFGNFAENYEFAAMKSSGISLRRAMHSLTIFILGLSFVAFLFANNIIPQAQFKFINLRKSIVQQKPSMAIAEGQFSTVGNHTIKVAEKYGDNDNLLRDVTIHKLSNLGVGTNVVIKAKRGELISTENSNFLQLILFDGNYYEDVPVKNYAEKNKVPFAKSAFKKYIINFDLAPLQKTDMDADQIANTNNMLNINELRYTLDSLEINHKKDIISYTENMKQRYVSFYAQPTKYSRKDTTVAEKVKKNGNVKDLITILQPNQKSSVYDIAKANIANTKFSIEGSKFELEGKIKNINNHWLALYDKFVIAYACLLMFFIGAPIGAIIRKGGLGLPIVFAMVVFIVYHFINVFGKKLAQEDAITPFFGAWMSSIILTPVAILLTYRATNDIGLVNMDVILQPILKLFKKRSSEQN; from the coding sequence GTGAAAATTCTCGATCGCTATATCCTGACTTCATTTTTGAGTACATTTGCTACGGTATTTGTTATCCTCTTTTTTATCTTTATACTTCAGGGAATATGGCTTTTTATTGCCGATTTAGCCGGAAAAGATTTAGATAGCTATTTGATTATTAAATTTCTCACCTTTTATTCTCCTACCGTAGTTCCGTTAGTATTACCACTTTCGGTATTATTGGCTTCCATAATGACTTTCGGTAATTTTGCCGAAAATTATGAATTTGCTGCAATGAAATCTTCCGGAATATCGCTGAGACGTGCTATGCACTCTTTGACTATTTTTATTTTAGGGTTGAGCTTTGTAGCTTTTTTATTTGCCAATAATATCATTCCTCAAGCTCAATTCAAATTCATTAACCTTCGTAAAAGCATTGTTCAGCAAAAACCTTCCATGGCAATTGCGGAAGGTCAATTTAGCACTGTTGGAAATCATACTATAAAAGTAGCAGAAAAATATGGCGATAACGATAATTTATTACGCGATGTTACCATACATAAATTATCTAATTTGGGAGTAGGCACAAATGTGGTTATCAAAGCAAAACGAGGAGAGTTAATTAGCACCGAAAACTCTAATTTTCTTCAATTAATTTTGTTTGATGGAAATTATTATGAAGATGTACCTGTAAAAAATTATGCGGAAAAGAACAAAGTTCCATTTGCAAAAAGTGCCTTTAAAAAATACATTATTAATTTTGATTTGGCTCCATTACAAAAAACAGACATGGATGCCGACCAAATTGCTAATACCAATAACATGCTTAATATCAATGAACTGAGATACACGCTTGATTCATTAGAAATTAATCATAAAAAAGATATCATTTCTTATACTGAAAATATGAAACAACGTTATGTTTCATTTTATGCTCAACCTACAAAATACAGTAGAAAAGACACGACAGTTGCAGAAAAAGTTAAAAAAAATGGTAACGTGAAAGATTTAATAACTATACTACAACCAAATCAAAAAAGCAGTGTTTATGATATTGCTAAAGCAAATATTGCAAATACAAAATTTTCTATTGAAGGTTCAAAATTTGAATTAGAAGGAAAAATAAAAAATATTAACAACCATTGGTTAGCCTTGTATGATAAATTTGTGATTGCTTATGCTTGCTTGCTAATGTTTTTTATCGGAGCACCAATTGGTGCCATCATTAGAAAAGGAGGATTAGGCTTACCAATTGTCTTTGCAATGGTCGTTTTTATTGTTTACCATTTTATTAATGTTTTTGGAAAAAAACTAGCCCAAGAAGATGCAATTACACCTTTCTTTGGTGCTTGGATGTCATCCATTATACTTACACCGGTTGCCATTTTACTAACCTACAGAGCTACTAACGATATTGGATTGGTTAATATGGATGTTATTTTACAGCCAATCTTAAAATTATTTAAAAAGCGTTCTTCTGAACAAAACTAA
- the ribB gene encoding 3,4-dihydroxy-2-butanone-4-phosphate synthase: protein MSQKIQLNTIEEAIEDIRQGKVIIVVDDEDRENEGDFLAAAEKVTPEMINFMATHGRGLICAPLTERRCKELELHTMVSNNTDHMETAFTVSIDLKGHGVSTGISAADRAKTILALVDENTKPFDLARPGHIFPLIAKQGGVLRRTGHTEAAIDFARLAGFTPAGVICEIMNEDGSMSRLPQLVEVAKKFDLKLVSIEDLVAYRMQHDSLIQKKEDFEINTRFGSFRLRAYLQTTNKQVHLALTKGSWNNGDAVLTRINSKQVNNDILETLTNNSDKRLESMFNRINEEGEGAIIFINQEIPSIELLNRLGELKVLQEEGQMKAPPIRMDAKDFGIGAQILHDIDISKIRLLSNSEQTKRVGMIGYGLEIMEYVQY from the coding sequence ATGTCTCAAAAAATACAACTAAATACGATTGAAGAAGCCATAGAAGACATCCGTCAAGGAAAAGTAATCATTGTAGTAGATGATGAAGATCGTGAAAACGAAGGCGATTTTTTGGCGGCAGCCGAAAAAGTAACTCCGGAAATGATCAATTTTATGGCAACACACGGTCGCGGTCTCATTTGTGCTCCGCTAACCGAAAGACGATGCAAAGAATTAGAACTTCATACCATGGTGAGTAACAACACCGATCACATGGAAACAGCTTTTACGGTTTCTATTGATTTAAAAGGGCATGGCGTTTCTACCGGCATTTCTGCAGCAGACAGAGCAAAAACCATTTTAGCTCTAGTGGATGAAAACACAAAACCGTTTGATTTAGCAAGACCAGGACATATTTTTCCGTTAATTGCTAAGCAAGGTGGCGTTTTACGAAGAACCGGCCATACAGAAGCCGCTATCGATTTTGCTAGACTTGCCGGATTTACTCCCGCCGGTGTTATTTGTGAAATTATGAACGAAGACGGTTCGATGTCTCGTTTACCGCAATTAGTTGAAGTTGCCAAAAAATTTGATTTAAAATTAGTTTCTATTGAAGACTTGGTCGCTTACAGAATGCAACATGACAGCTTGATTCAGAAAAAAGAAGATTTTGAAATCAACACTCGCTTTGGTTCATTTCGATTGAGAGCTTATCTTCAAACCACCAATAAACAAGTACATTTGGCTTTAACGAAAGGTAGTTGGAATAATGGCGATGCTGTTTTAACACGAATCAATTCGAAACAAGTGAATAATGATATTTTAGAAACGTTAACCAACAATTCAGATAAACGTTTGGAAAGCATGTTCAATCGTATTAATGAAGAAGGTGAAGGTGCGATAATTTTTATCAACCAAGAAATTCCATCGATAGAATTGCTCAATCGCTTAGGTGAACTCAAAGTATTACAAGAAGAAGGACAAATGAAAGCTCCACCTATTAGAATGGATGCCAAAGATTTTGGTATTGGTGCCCAAATTCTGCACGATATTGATATTTCAAAAATCCGATTACTTTCAAATTCCGAACAAACAAAAAGAGTCGGAATGATTGGTTATGGTTTGGAAATTATGGAATACGTACAGTATTAA
- a CDS encoding SsrA-binding protein, which yields MLPSFTKQRLDLAKAKKWQMAIIGWRYFVTTRALDKNN from the coding sequence ATACTTCCTAGTTTTACCAAACAACGTTTAGATTTAGCCAAAGCAAAAAAATGGCAAATGGCAATTATAGGTTGGCGATATTTTGTGACAACTAGAGCGTTGGATAAAAATAATTAG